The following coding sequences are from one Hymenobacter sp. DG25A window:
- a CDS encoding NuoM family protein, with protein MLTVLLLLWPLAAALLLHFFKGRAARVAALGAALIEFVLAAYAAVLFSNNNTSQLSFNHDWIVSAGINFHVGMDGLSLLLVLLTAFLVPIILLASFRRNFENESVFYALVLFMQTGLIGVFTAQDAFLFYFFWEVALIPIYFLAGVWGGVNRARVTFKFFLYTIVGSLFMLAGFVYLYFQTGPAANGLAAHNSELASFYNLNLPAETQSWLFWLIFAAFAVKMPIFPFHTWQPDTYTEAPAPATMLLSGIMLKMGIYGTMRWLLPVVPMGVSQWQNLVLILSIIGIIYGAIIAIRQQDMKRLIAYSSLSHVGLMAAGVFSLTQIGMQGASIQMLAHGVNVVGMFFIADAIERRTGTRLIPDLGGLTRQAPVLTVCFLVLLLGTVALPLTNGFVGEFLLLAGVYQYNAWMGAVAGVTIILGAVYLLRMFQRVMLGPDSAHTATFTDLTGAELALLVPLIVLVFWIGLFPNTFLHLSEGSVLGILNEVVKR; from the coding sequence ATGCTGACTGTCTTACTCCTACTCTGGCCCCTGGCGGCCGCCCTGCTGCTGCACTTTTTCAAAGGCAGAGCTGCCCGGGTGGCGGCGCTGGGCGCGGCCCTGATTGAATTTGTTCTGGCAGCGTATGCGGCCGTGCTCTTCAGTAATAACAACACCAGTCAGCTCTCCTTCAACCACGACTGGATTGTCTCCGCGGGCATCAACTTCCACGTGGGTATGGATGGCCTGAGCCTCCTGCTGGTACTGCTGACAGCTTTCCTGGTGCCAATTATTCTGCTGGCTTCCTTCCGCCGCAACTTCGAGAATGAGTCGGTGTTTTATGCGCTGGTGCTGTTCATGCAGACCGGCCTGATTGGCGTATTCACGGCCCAGGATGCTTTCCTGTTCTACTTCTTCTGGGAAGTAGCCCTGATTCCGATTTACTTCCTGGCCGGGGTTTGGGGCGGTGTCAACCGGGCCCGCGTCACCTTCAAGTTCTTCCTCTACACCATCGTCGGCTCGCTGTTTATGCTGGCGGGCTTCGTGTACCTGTATTTCCAGACCGGCCCCGCCGCCAACGGTCTTGCGGCGCACAACTCAGAGCTAGCCTCGTTCTATAACCTGAACCTGCCGGCCGAAACCCAGTCCTGGCTGTTCTGGCTCATTTTTGCGGCCTTCGCCGTGAAGATGCCCATCTTCCCCTTCCACACCTGGCAGCCCGATACCTACACCGAAGCGCCCGCTCCGGCTACCATGCTGCTCTCGGGCATCATGCTGAAAATGGGTATTTATGGTACCATGCGCTGGCTGCTGCCGGTAGTGCCCATGGGTGTAAGCCAGTGGCAGAATCTGGTTTTGATTCTCTCCATCATCGGCATCATCTACGGCGCTATCATTGCCATTCGCCAGCAGGACATGAAGCGTCTGATTGCCTATTCGTCTCTCTCGCACGTGGGACTGATGGCGGCCGGCGTATTCTCGCTCACGCAGATCGGCATGCAGGGTGCCAGCATTCAGATGCTGGCCCACGGTGTGAACGTGGTGGGCATGTTCTTCATTGCCGATGCCATTGAGCGCCGCACCGGTACCCGCCTGATTCCCGACCTCGGTGGTCTGACGCGGCAGGCACCCGTACTCACGGTTTGCTTCCTGGTGCTGCTGCTGGGCACGGTAGCTTTGCCACTCACCAACGGCTTCGTGGGTGAGTTCCTGCTGCTGGCCGGCGTGTACCAGTACAACGCCTGGATGGGTGCTGTAGCCGGTGTTACCATCATTCTGGGTGCCGTGTACCTGCTGCGTATGTTCCAGCGCGTAATGCTGGGCCCCGACTCCGCCCACACCGCTACCTTCACCGACCTGACCGGCGCTGAGCTGGCCTTGCTGGTACCACTCATTGTACTGGTTTTCTGGATTGGCCTGTTCCCGAACACGTTCCTGCACCTGTCGGAAGGCAGTGTACTGGGCATTCTGAACGAGGTAGTAAAACGCTAA
- a CDS encoding NADH-quinone oxidoreductase subunit N — translation MNSIILLSVLGLANLFLGFLRSNRLLLPAAMLMLAVVFGVNLIDWNTGTQSFFSGMLVVDNFSVAFTGIVVLTALLLIPFSQKYVRDGEANLAEYYSLLLFSLVGAIMMVSYNHLLMLFLGIEILSVAMYVLAGSDKRNLRSNEAALKYFLMGAFFTGVLLFGMALVYGATGTFELAKISAAVQAPTNASLTPMLYIGMLLMLIGIGFKVSAAPFHFWTPDVYEGTPTFFAAFMSTVVKTAGFAAFLKLLVQAFPAAAAQGLWLPTLTAMCVLTLLIGNVGAVAQNSVKRMLAYSSVSHAGYLLIGLVAFNGQLQGASANGIFFYSLAYSVATVAAFGVLKLVADARQREDYNGLNGLAKTNPLLAFVMTVAMLSLAGIPLTGGFFGKFFIFSAAVENGYIWLVVFAVVMSMVSIYYYLRPIIAMYMRDTDADTAEPVFVGGFQSAALLLLALLTVVLGVLPGLVSGIL, via the coding sequence ATGAATTCCATCATTCTACTTTCCGTTCTGGGCCTCGCGAATCTGTTCCTCGGGTTCCTGCGCTCTAACCGGCTCCTGCTACCTGCCGCCATGCTCATGCTAGCGGTGGTGTTTGGGGTCAACCTTATCGACTGGAACACCGGCACCCAATCGTTCTTCAGCGGCATGCTGGTCGTCGACAATTTCTCGGTGGCTTTCACTGGTATTGTCGTGCTCACGGCGCTGCTGCTGATACCCTTCTCCCAGAAATACGTGCGCGACGGCGAAGCCAACCTGGCGGAGTACTACTCGTTGCTGCTGTTCTCGCTGGTGGGCGCCATTATGATGGTGAGCTACAACCACCTGCTCATGCTGTTCCTGGGCATCGAAATCCTGAGCGTAGCCATGTACGTGCTGGCCGGCTCCGATAAGCGCAATCTGCGCTCCAACGAAGCCGCCCTGAAGTATTTCCTGATGGGTGCATTCTTCACCGGCGTGCTGCTCTTTGGTATGGCGCTGGTGTATGGTGCTACCGGCACGTTTGAGCTGGCGAAAATCAGCGCGGCGGTGCAGGCCCCTACCAATGCTTCGCTCACACCCATGCTGTACATCGGCATGCTGCTGATGCTGATTGGTATTGGCTTTAAAGTATCGGCGGCGCCGTTCCACTTCTGGACGCCCGATGTGTATGAGGGTACGCCTACCTTCTTTGCCGCCTTTATGAGCACAGTGGTGAAAACTGCCGGCTTTGCGGCTTTCCTAAAGCTGCTGGTGCAGGCTTTCCCCGCGGCCGCGGCCCAGGGTTTGTGGCTGCCTACCCTTACCGCCATGTGCGTGCTTACGCTGCTTATCGGTAACGTAGGCGCGGTGGCCCAAAACAGCGTAAAGCGCATGCTGGCCTACTCCAGCGTATCGCACGCCGGCTATCTGCTGATTGGTCTGGTGGCTTTCAACGGGCAGCTGCAGGGTGCTTCCGCCAACGGTATTTTCTTCTATTCGCTGGCTTACTCGGTAGCTACGGTGGCCGCCTTCGGGGTGCTGAAACTGGTGGCCGATGCCCGCCAGCGCGAGGACTACAACGGCCTGAACGGCCTGGCCAAAACCAATCCGCTGCTGGCGTTTGTGATGACGGTAGCCATGCTTTCCCTGGCCGGTATTCCGCTCACGGGTGGCTTCTTTGGTAAGTTCTTCATTTTCTCGGCGGCCGTGGAGAATGGCTATATCTGGCTGGTGGTGTTTGCCGTGGTTATGTCGATGGTAAGCATTTACTACTACCTGCGTCCCATTATTGCCATGTACATGCGCGATACGGACGCCGATACTGCTGAACCCGTTTTTGTGGGAGGCTTCCAGTCTGCGGCCCTTCTGCTGCTGGCGTTGCTGACGGTGGTACTGGGTGTGCTGCCCGGCTTGGTAAGCGGTATTTTGTAG
- a CDS encoding OmpA family protein gives MSQNLLELVENYFSSDTVHQTSTALGESESSIGTALRSVIPLALAALFGRSQQPGGMADVYGMARQAHSTGILGNLGDLLGGMSRGSTATADADGGLLNRGAELLRSILGTNYTTAVEQVGQQAGVKSSSINSLLSMAVPVGLGLMGRHAAQNNLDEAGFGTYINSQHSSLAGALSRLPGGLGNMLAGLSLGAAGAAASVGNAAAGAARNVGSTMSTAARNPSDTNRDAAYVPERTATPARWPWLLLALLALAALWYFMRGCNREPDTTTTTTETPMDTTSRMAPAAPVTGPTGRYDEATGNYIYDTGSTSEIRLADGTVLNVGANSTEARLYNFLNDANMTVSDDKTQGWFSLDRVYFNTGKSTLTAESQAQLKNMAAILKAFPNAAIKFGGYTDNIGKADMNLTLSADRANAARKALMNNGIDAGRVAAEGYGQEHPIASNDTPEGRAQNRRVDVRVTKK, from the coding sequence ATGAGCCAGAACTTACTGGAGCTTGTTGAAAATTACTTCAGCAGCGACACGGTGCACCAAACCAGCACTGCGCTGGGCGAAAGTGAAAGTAGTATTGGTACTGCCCTGCGCAGCGTTATCCCCCTGGCCCTGGCGGCCCTGTTTGGCCGCTCCCAGCAGCCTGGCGGCATGGCCGATGTATATGGTATGGCCCGCCAGGCCCACAGCACCGGCATTCTAGGTAACCTGGGCGACTTGCTGGGCGGCATGAGCCGGGGCAGCACCGCCACGGCAGATGCGGATGGCGGCCTGCTAAACCGCGGTGCCGAGCTTCTGCGCTCCATATTGGGCACTAACTATACCACCGCAGTAGAGCAGGTAGGGCAGCAGGCCGGCGTAAAAAGCTCTTCTATTAATAGCCTGTTAAGTATGGCTGTGCCGGTAGGGCTGGGACTGATGGGCCGCCACGCGGCGCAGAATAATCTGGATGAAGCCGGCTTTGGCACCTATATCAATAGCCAGCACAGTAGTCTGGCCGGCGCTTTAAGCCGCCTGCCGGGTGGTTTAGGCAATATGCTGGCCGGCCTGAGCCTGGGCGCTGCCGGAGCTGCCGCCAGCGTGGGCAATGCCGCGGCCGGTGCGGCGCGCAATGTGGGCAGTACCATGTCGACGGCTGCCCGCAATCCATCTGATACCAACCGGGATGCCGCTTACGTGCCGGAGCGGACGGCCACCCCTGCCCGCTGGCCGTGGCTGCTATTGGCCCTGCTGGCCCTGGCCGCGCTCTGGTACTTCATGCGGGGCTGCAACCGGGAGCCGGACACCACCACTACGACCACGGAAACCCCGATGGATACCACCAGCCGGATGGCTCCGGCCGCACCTGTTACTGGTCCCACAGGGCGCTACGATGAGGCCACCGGCAACTACATCTATGATACCGGCTCTACTTCGGAAATAAGGCTTGCGGATGGCACCGTGCTCAATGTAGGAGCCAACTCCACGGAAGCCCGCCTGTACAACTTCCTCAACGACGCCAACATGACGGTGAGCGACGACAAGACCCAGGGCTGGTTCAGCCTGGATCGGGTGTATTTCAACACCGGTAAGTCTACGCTCACGGCCGAGTCGCAGGCGCAGTTGAAGAACATGGCGGCCATTCTGAAGGCCTTCCCCAATGCGGCCATCAAGTTCGGTGGCTACACCGATAACATAGGCAAGGCTGACATGAACCTGACGCTTAGCGCCGACCGCGCCAATGCGGCCCGCAAAGCCCTGATGAATAATGGTATTGATGCCGGCCGTGTAGCGGCGGAGGGCTATGGGCAGGAGCATCCCATTGCCTCCAATGATACCCCCGAAGGCCGCGCCCAGAACCGCCGCGTAGATGTGCGCGTGACCAAAAAGTAG
- a CDS encoding 3'-5' exonuclease, with protein MQILHKVSLDQLFVLDIETVPCVGCHDELNDMLRLLWEHKCHALRREKGWHSSAADVTEMPDHLHPSSLFEQAGIYAEFGKVVCISVGCFFFDKEEERWRFRVKSFADHDEKTMMREFAALLARKPNYLLCAHNGKEFDFPYLGRRLLINGLQLPPQLDVAGKKPWEINHLDTMELWKFGDRKSFTSLALLAAMFGIPTPKDDISGADVARVYYNEKDLPRIVHYCQKDIITTARVLQKFRGEEPFSDEAIVYADEAAAVMRRV; from the coding sequence ATGCAGATTCTGCACAAAGTTTCCCTTGATCAGCTCTTCGTTCTGGATATTGAAACGGTGCCCTGCGTGGGTTGCCACGATGAGCTGAATGACATGCTGCGGCTATTGTGGGAGCATAAATGCCATGCCCTGCGCCGGGAAAAAGGCTGGCACTCCAGCGCCGCCGACGTCACGGAAATGCCCGACCACCTGCACCCGTCTTCTTTGTTTGAGCAGGCCGGGATTTACGCCGAGTTTGGGAAAGTGGTGTGCATTTCCGTGGGCTGCTTCTTCTTTGATAAGGAGGAAGAGCGGTGGCGCTTCCGGGTGAAAAGCTTCGCCGACCACGACGAGAAAACCATGATGCGGGAGTTTGCCGCCCTGCTGGCCCGCAAGCCCAACTACCTGCTCTGTGCCCACAACGGAAAGGAATTCGACTTTCCCTACCTGGGCCGCCGCCTGCTCATCAACGGTCTGCAACTGCCGCCGCAGCTGGATGTGGCCGGCAAAAAGCCTTGGGAAATCAACCACCTTGATACCATGGAGCTGTGGAAGTTTGGTGACCGGAAATCCTTTACCTCCCTGGCGCTACTAGCCGCCATGTTCGGTATTCCCACGCCCAAAGACGATATCAGCGGGGCCGATGTAGCCCGGGTTTATTATAACGAGAAGGATCTGCCGCGCATCGTGCACTACTGCCAGAAGGATATAATCACCACGGCCCGCGTGCTGCAGAAATTCCGGGGCGAAGAGCCCTTCAGTGACGAGGCTATTGTGTATGCCGATGAGGCAGCGGCAGTTATGCGCCGCGTCTGA
- a CDS encoding multicopper oxidase domain-containing protein, with protein sequence MQPLHHQPIRRGLLLLLAYLLLGAAGQAQPLLSPAAVPKFVNPLPIPTVINATGPRDGVVTMTISQFQQDLGLGLKDDNGQPIRTTVWGYNHQYPGPTLLAKKGQPIRVRWLNRLVKANGEPLPHLLPIDKSIEWAAPPTPGVPIVTHLHGGHTESVSDGLSQAWYTPYARSKGPIYRKGEQIPYTYDNSQEAATLWYHDHAQGLTRLNVYAGLAGFYLLTDEVEQGLQKSNQLPASPYDIGLAIQDRLFTADGQLFYPSEPEEPGQPAPSVLPEFFGDIILVNGKAWPLLKVEPRQYRFRLLNGSDSRFYNMQLTQGLKMWQIGSDNGLLPKPVEQSELLLAPGERKEVILDFSAAALRGQTIIITNNAAIPFPDGDPVDADDAPAQIMAFKVCVPLNTAYPLTPVPASLRSPLPGIPTATNVRKLILFEGEDEYGRLKPMLGTMEGGVMEFDDPITENPALNSTEIWEIYNLTEDAHPIHLHLVSFRVLSSQAFTGTINPENGALSQVQLQGPLKLPESGQAGKKDTYPIRPGEVTRLVATFDRPGLYAWHCHILSHEDHDMMRSFFVGAMPGEPQVGQPSHPGFNWNVVFSFFPNPFSTSAILHLNVAEPSSVAVRLFALGGRLVREVPARQLPAGQHELELNGAGLDNGLYVCELKINDQLYHSRLVLAR encoded by the coding sequence ATGCAACCGCTACATCATCAACCTATTCGCCGGGGCCTGTTACTTCTGCTGGCCTATCTGCTATTGGGCGCGGCGGGGCAGGCACAACCCCTCCTTTCCCCGGCCGCGGTGCCAAAATTTGTTAACCCGCTGCCCATTCCTACCGTCATTAATGCAACCGGCCCGAGGGATGGGGTTGTGACTATGACCATTTCGCAGTTTCAGCAGGACCTAGGCCTGGGCCTGAAGGATGACAACGGCCAGCCCATCCGGACTACCGTATGGGGCTATAACCACCAGTATCCCGGCCCCACCCTGCTGGCCAAAAAAGGCCAGCCCATCCGGGTAAGGTGGCTCAACCGGCTGGTAAAGGCCAACGGAGAGCCGCTGCCCCACTTACTACCCATCGATAAATCCATTGAGTGGGCCGCGCCGCCTACGCCGGGCGTACCCATTGTGACGCACCTGCACGGCGGCCACACCGAATCAGTCAGCGACGGCCTCTCCCAGGCCTGGTACACGCCTTATGCCCGCAGCAAAGGCCCCATTTACCGGAAGGGTGAGCAGATACCGTATACCTATGATAACAGCCAGGAGGCGGCCACCCTGTGGTACCACGACCACGCCCAGGGCCTCACCCGCCTGAACGTGTATGCGGGCCTGGCCGGCTTCTATCTGCTGACCGATGAGGTGGAACAAGGGCTGCAAAAAAGCAACCAGCTGCCGGCTAGCCCCTATGATATCGGCCTGGCTATTCAGGACCGGCTGTTTACCGCGGATGGGCAGCTGTTTTATCCATCGGAGCCGGAGGAGCCCGGGCAACCCGCGCCCAGCGTCCTGCCCGAGTTTTTTGGGGATATTATTCTGGTAAACGGTAAAGCCTGGCCCCTTCTGAAAGTGGAACCCCGGCAGTACCGCTTCCGGCTGCTGAACGGCTCCGACTCCCGCTTCTATAATATGCAGCTGACGCAGGGCCTGAAGATGTGGCAAATCGGCTCCGACAATGGCCTGCTGCCGAAACCCGTGGAGCAGAGCGAGCTGCTGCTGGCCCCCGGCGAGCGGAAGGAAGTTATCCTGGATTTCTCCGCGGCCGCCTTGCGGGGCCAGACCATCATCATCACCAACAATGCCGCCATACCTTTCCCGGACGGCGACCCGGTAGATGCGGATGATGCCCCGGCGCAGATTATGGCGTTTAAGGTTTGTGTGCCCCTGAACACGGCCTATCCGCTCACGCCCGTGCCGGCATCCCTGCGCAGCCCGCTGCCCGGCATTCCCACCGCTACGAATGTCAGAAAGCTGATTCTGTTTGAGGGCGAAGATGAATATGGTCGCCTCAAACCCATGCTGGGCACCATGGAGGGCGGGGTTATGGAATTCGATGACCCGATTACGGAAAACCCGGCCCTGAACAGCACAGAAATCTGGGAGATTTATAACCTGACGGAAGATGCCCACCCCATTCATTTGCACCTGGTGTCATTCCGGGTGCTCAGCTCCCAGGCATTTACGGGCACCATCAATCCGGAAAACGGCGCCCTCTCTCAGGTGCAGCTGCAAGGGCCGCTGAAGCTGCCGGAAAGCGGGCAGGCCGGCAAAAAGGACACCTACCCCATACGCCCCGGCGAGGTTACCCGCCTGGTGGCCACCTTTGACAGACCCGGGCTATACGCCTGGCACTGCCATATTCTCTCCCACGAAGACCATGATATGATGCGCTCCTTCTTTGTGGGCGCTATGCCGGGCGAACCCCAGGTTGGCCAACCGTCGCACCCGGGCTTTAATTGGAATGTAGTCTTCAGCTTTTTCCCCAATCCTTTCTCCACATCCGCCATCCTGCACTTGAATGTAGCGGAACCCTCCTCCGTGGCCGTTCGCCTCTTTGCCCTGGGGGGCCGCCTGGTGCGGGAGGTGCCCGCCCGCCAGCTACCGGCCGGCCAGCATGAGCTGGAGCTTAACGGTGCCGGGCTGGACAATGGCCTGTATGTGTGCGAGCTGAAAATAAACGACCAGCTCTACCATAGCCGGCTGGTGCTGGCCCGGTAA
- a CDS encoding response regulator — MDKPTRVLIYEDNADLRASLSQLLGGSPGLELAGALSNCTQAEADMARLLPDVVLMDIDMPGITGIEGLRRIKATTPQVNVVMLTVFDENDRVFDAICAGADGYLLKKTPPAKLLEAIGEVRAGGAPMTPAIARQVLKLFPRVLPRAVAEESPANLSAREQEILGLLVEGYSYKMIAADRGISLDTVRSHIKKIYEKLHVRSMTEAVSKALRQGLT, encoded by the coding sequence ATGGATAAGCCCACCCGCGTTCTGATTTATGAAGACAACGCCGACCTGCGCGCCAGCCTGAGTCAGCTGTTGGGGGGCTCGCCGGGGCTGGAACTGGCCGGAGCCCTGAGCAACTGCACCCAGGCCGAGGCCGATATGGCCCGCCTGCTGCCGGATGTGGTGCTGATGGATATTGACATGCCCGGCATTACGGGCATTGAAGGGCTGCGCCGCATTAAAGCCACTACCCCTCAGGTAAATGTGGTGATGCTCACCGTATTCGATGAAAACGACCGAGTATTCGATGCCATCTGTGCCGGAGCCGATGGGTATTTGCTGAAGAAAACGCCGCCGGCCAAACTTCTGGAAGCCATTGGCGAGGTAAGGGCCGGCGGGGCGCCCATGACGCCTGCCATTGCCCGGCAGGTGCTCAAGCTGTTTCCGCGCGTGCTGCCCCGCGCCGTGGCCGAGGAGTCGCCGGCCAACCTGAGCGCCCGGGAGCAGGAGATTCTGGGGTTGCTGGTGGAAGGCTACAGCTACAAAATGATTGCCGCCGACCGCGGCATCAGCCTGGATACTGTCCGCTCGCACATCAAGAAAATCTACGAAAAGCTGCACGTACGCTCCATGACGGAGGCCGTAAGCAAGGCGCTCCGCCAGGGCCTGACCTAA
- a CDS encoding sensor histidine kinase has translation MSFLVLLAGIATAQPAMPLTFRTLTAEQGLSENSVYSMAQDRRGFLWLGTQDGLNRYDGSTFKVFRNDPQQIGSLSSNFILALTVDAQGALWIGTGGGGLNRFDPVTGKFRVFKHQEGQPGTLTDDFVRTVFCDQAGTIWAGTEGGLHRYNPKTGRFQLFKQPGSTSTNPRINSIRAIEQDAQGRIWVGTGAGQVAHLDMQRQQLAVHPAWSSASSVTSLHPDRAGMLWIGTETNGLRRVSLTGNQPMSTWRVEAGNPRSLRSNEVRALIEDRQGRLWVGTTEGLHLLNRATNDFTVYQQRPGNNFSLPNNTVQALFQDRNGLLWVGTDAGVSSFAPRPNAFVPVPITTGPEPVWAVAEDARRRLWAATENQGVICYDPATGQRQAYRHKARQPQSLSEDFVRALCFDAEGRLWIGTQRSGLDCLNPTTGKITHFRHQPANPHSLSDNAVRAISRASGGRLWVSTEGGLNLLDPTTGNCTIFRDNPQQPATSLGTNYVRLAYQDRQQRLWVGTGGGGLVLLDAATGRCVPYRNIPGKTRSLSSNFVRCILQDRKGTLWVGTEGGGLNRLDDARRGLFTTFREPQGLPNDVVYGMLEDERGNIWVSTNLGIACFTPATQRFRTFDTRDGLLQDEFNAGSYLRGADGQLYFGGSNGLLSFRPATVPANTVAPPVVLTEFRKFNRPVPLDTSITERRTLRLGPHDNFFSIGFAALNYQLPTKNSFQYKLHGFDEKWIEAGARQEATYTNLDPGTYTFQVRAANNDGVWNQQGARLKIMVTPPWYQTWWFRVVASWAAIALLFLLYRVRVRQLLALERVRHHIARDLHDDMGSTLSSISILSQLARNHQHENRPDQAAALLDQIGESSRRMLDSMDDIVWAINPAHDSMEAVTTRMRIFASEVLEARGIDFSFTVTPEVQGLRLQMRARREFYLLFKEAINNLAKYARCQHATIHLDHQHNRLLLTVRDDGVGFDMKAPAQGSGNGLANMRARAAALHGKLEIKTAPGQGTELRLSVPLSS, from the coding sequence TTGTCTTTTCTGGTCCTGTTGGCGGGTATTGCCACTGCCCAACCCGCCATGCCCCTCACGTTCCGCACGCTTACGGCCGAGCAGGGCCTGTCGGAAAACAGCGTGTACAGCATGGCCCAGGACCGGCGCGGCTTTCTATGGCTGGGCACGCAGGATGGCCTGAACCGATACGATGGCAGCACCTTCAAAGTCTTCCGCAACGACCCGCAACAGATTGGCAGCCTGAGCAGCAACTTCATTCTGGCGCTGACCGTGGATGCGCAGGGTGCCCTGTGGATTGGCACCGGCGGGGGCGGCCTCAACCGCTTCGACCCCGTAACCGGCAAATTCCGGGTGTTCAAGCACCAGGAAGGCCAGCCCGGCACCCTGACGGACGACTTTGTGCGCACCGTTTTCTGCGACCAGGCCGGCACGATATGGGCCGGCACCGAAGGCGGCCTGCATCGCTACAACCCCAAAACCGGCCGTTTTCAGCTGTTTAAGCAACCGGGCAGCACTTCTACTAACCCGCGTATTAACTCTATCCGGGCTATTGAGCAGGATGCGCAGGGCCGGATCTGGGTAGGCACCGGGGCCGGCCAGGTGGCCCACCTGGATATGCAAAGGCAGCAGTTAGCGGTGCACCCGGCATGGTCTTCGGCTTCCTCCGTCACCTCCCTGCACCCCGACCGGGCCGGCATGCTCTGGATTGGTACTGAAACCAACGGCCTGCGCCGGGTTTCGCTCACCGGCAACCAGCCCATGAGCACCTGGCGGGTGGAAGCCGGCAACCCCCGCAGCCTTCGCAGCAATGAGGTGCGGGCTCTGATTGAAGACCGGCAGGGCCGCCTGTGGGTGGGTACCACCGAAGGTCTGCATCTGCTGAATCGGGCAACTAACGATTTTACCGTCTATCAGCAGCGCCCCGGCAATAACTTCTCGCTGCCCAATAATACGGTGCAGGCACTGTTTCAGGACCGGAACGGGCTGCTTTGGGTGGGTACCGATGCCGGCGTCAGCTCGTTTGCGCCCCGGCCCAACGCCTTTGTGCCCGTGCCCATTACTACGGGGCCCGAGCCCGTTTGGGCGGTAGCCGAAGATGCCCGGCGTCGCCTCTGGGCTGCTACTGAAAATCAGGGGGTTATCTGCTATGATCCGGCCACCGGGCAGCGGCAGGCTTACCGGCACAAAGCCCGGCAGCCGCAAAGCCTGAGTGAGGATTTTGTGCGGGCGCTGTGCTTTGATGCCGAAGGGCGTCTGTGGATAGGCACCCAGCGCAGCGGCCTCGACTGTCTGAACCCCACCACCGGTAAAATCACCCACTTCCGCCATCAGCCCGCCAACCCGCATAGCCTGAGCGATAATGCGGTGCGGGCCATCAGCCGCGCCAGTGGGGGCCGGCTCTGGGTGAGTACGGAAGGCGGTCTGAACCTGCTGGACCCCACCACCGGCAACTGCACCATATTCCGCGACAACCCCCAGCAGCCTGCCACCAGCCTGGGTACCAACTACGTGCGCCTGGCGTACCAGGACCGCCAGCAGCGCCTGTGGGTAGGCACTGGGGGCGGCGGACTGGTGCTGCTGGATGCCGCCACCGGCCGGTGCGTGCCCTACCGCAACATTCCCGGGAAAACCCGCAGCCTGAGCAGCAACTTTGTGCGGTGCATTCTCCAGGACCGCAAAGGCACCCTGTGGGTAGGAACCGAAGGCGGCGGCCTCAACCGGCTGGATGACGCCCGGCGCGGCCTGTTCACCACCTTCCGGGAGCCCCAGGGCCTGCCCAATGACGTGGTGTATGGCATGCTGGAAGATGAGCGCGGCAACATCTGGGTTTCTACCAACCTGGGCATAGCCTGCTTTACCCCCGCCACGCAACGCTTCCGCACCTTTGATACCCGCGACGGCCTGCTGCAGGATGAGTTCAACGCCGGCTCCTACCTGCGGGGCGCCGATGGGCAACTGTATTTTGGGGGCAGCAATGGGCTGCTCAGCTTCCGGCCCGCTACGGTGCCGGCCAATACGGTAGCCCCGCCGGTAGTGCTCACCGAGTTTCGGAAATTCAACCGGCCCGTACCTCTGGATACCAGCATTACCGAGCGGCGCACCCTGCGCCTGGGCCCGCACGATAACTTCTTCTCCATCGGGTTTGCGGCCTTAAACTATCAGCTGCCCACAAAAAACAGCTTCCAGTATAAGCTGCACGGCTTTGATGAGAAGTGGATTGAGGCCGGCGCCCGCCAGGAGGCTACCTACACCAACCTGGACCCCGGCACCTACACCTTTCAGGTGCGCGCGGCCAATAATGATGGCGTCTGGAACCAGCAGGGGGCCCGGCTGAAAATCATGGTTACGCCCCCGTGGTACCAGACGTGGTGGTTTCGGGTGGTAGCCAGCTGGGCGGCTATTGCCTTGCTGTTTCTTTTGTACCGGGTGCGGGTGCGGCAGCTGCTGGCTCTGGAGCGGGTGCGCCACCACATTGCCCGCGACCTGCACGATGACATGGGCTCCACGCTCAGCAGCATTTCCATTTTAAGCCAGCTGGCCCGCAACCATCAGCATGAAAACCGCCCGGACCAGGCAGCCGCCCTGCTGGACCAAATTGGGGAAAGCTCGCGCCGGATGCTGGATTCCATGGATGACATTGTGTGGGCCATCAACCCGGCCCACGACTCTATGGAGGCCGTGACCACCCGCATGCGCATTTTTGCCTCCGAGGTGCTGGAAGCCCGGGGCATCGACTTCTCCTTTACCGTAACGCCCGAGGTGCAGGGCCTGCGCCTGCAGATGCGGGCCCGCCGGGAGTTTTATCTGCTCTTTAAAGAAGCCATCAACAACCTGGCTAAGTATGCCCGGTGCCAGCACGCTACCATTCACCTCGACCACCAGCACAACCGCCTGCTCCTGACCGTGCGCGACGACGGCGTAGGGTTTGATATGAAAGCGCCGGCCCAGGGCAGCGGCAACGGCCTGGCCAATATGCGGGCCCGCGCGGCGGCGCTCCACGGCAAACTTGAAATTAAAACGGCCCCCGGCCAAGGCACCGAGCTGCGGCTGAGCGTGCCCTTAAGCAGCTAA